One genomic segment of Litorilinea aerophila includes these proteins:
- a CDS encoding heavy metal translocating P-type ATPase — protein MTTQSQTQPSPPSDRPAAQVTLPVVGMTCANCVATVERNAKKVPGVADATVNFASEKVTLVLDPTLADPKAATAQVIERVKKAGYDVPTATVELPLLGMTCANCANTIQRRLNKVEGVLEATVNFANEKAVVTYIPGLVTRSDLVEAVRKAGYDVVESGDEEEMADAEAAARAAEIRHQWTRLIVGAIFTVPLFLLSMGRDFGLLGSWAHAPWVNWLFFVLATPVQFYVGWDYYVGGYKSLRNGSANMDVLVAMGSSVAYLYSTAVLLATTLGFHGLGDHVYFETSAAIITLIVLGKLLEVRAKGQTSEAIKKLMGLQPKTARVIRNGEELDIPISQVVKGDIILVRPGEKIPVDGTVIEGHSAVDESMITGESLPVEKRVGDPVIGATLNRQGLLKIEATRVGKETALAQIIRLVEQAQGSRAPIQRIVDRVAAYFVPAVIAIALLTFVVWLALGAGFVPALIRLTAVLVIACPCAMGLATPTSIMVGIGKGAEHGILFKNSAALERLHQVTTVVLDKTGTITRGEPAVTDILVAEGAAPSIGSNGLPGGDPETVALFLAASAERGSEHPLGEAIVQAARERGLQLTQPEAFNAVAGHGIVAQVAGHRVLLGNRRLMEDSQIPLDGLAEQAAALQDQAKTVMWLAVDGQPWALIGVADTIKEGSREAVAEMHELGLTVIMITGDNQATAQAIAREAGIDRVFAEVLPGEKAGHVARLQEEGHVVAMVGDGINDAPALAQADVGIAIGTGTDVAMETADVTLMRGDLRGVPQAIRLSRATMRNIRENLVWAFGYNVALIPIAAGVLAPFSWAPDFLRQLHPILAAGAMAFSSISVVGNALRLRRFKLT, from the coding sequence ATGACAACCCAGAGCCAAACCCAGCCGTCACCACCCTCGGACCGGCCCGCCGCCCAGGTCACCCTGCCGGTGGTAGGCATGACCTGTGCCAACTGTGTGGCCACCGTAGAGCGCAACGCCAAAAAAGTGCCCGGCGTGGCCGATGCCACGGTCAACTTCGCCAGCGAAAAGGTCACCCTGGTCCTGGATCCGACCCTGGCCGACCCCAAGGCGGCTACCGCCCAGGTCATCGAACGGGTGAAGAAGGCTGGCTACGACGTCCCCACCGCCACGGTGGAGCTGCCCCTATTGGGCATGACCTGCGCCAACTGTGCCAACACCATCCAGCGCCGGCTGAACAAGGTGGAAGGCGTGCTGGAGGCCACGGTGAACTTCGCCAACGAGAAGGCGGTGGTCACCTACATCCCCGGCCTGGTCACCCGCAGCGACCTGGTGGAAGCGGTGCGCAAGGCAGGCTACGACGTGGTGGAGTCGGGTGATGAGGAAGAAATGGCCGACGCGGAAGCAGCCGCCCGGGCCGCGGAGATCCGGCACCAGTGGACTCGACTCATCGTGGGTGCCATCTTCACCGTGCCCCTCTTCCTGTTGAGCATGGGTCGGGACTTCGGCCTGCTGGGCTCCTGGGCCCACGCCCCCTGGGTGAACTGGCTCTTCTTTGTCCTGGCCACGCCCGTCCAGTTCTACGTGGGCTGGGATTACTACGTGGGCGGCTACAAGAGCCTGCGCAACGGCAGTGCCAACATGGACGTGTTGGTGGCCATGGGTTCCTCAGTGGCCTACCTCTACAGCACCGCGGTCCTGCTGGCCACCACCCTGGGCTTCCACGGCCTGGGCGACCACGTCTATTTCGAGACGTCCGCGGCCATCATCACCCTGATCGTCCTGGGCAAGTTGCTGGAGGTGCGGGCCAAGGGGCAGACCAGCGAGGCCATCAAGAAGCTCATGGGCCTGCAGCCCAAGACGGCCCGGGTCATCCGCAACGGGGAGGAGCTGGATATCCCCATCAGCCAGGTGGTGAAGGGCGACATCATCCTCGTGCGACCGGGCGAGAAGATCCCGGTGGACGGGACGGTCATCGAAGGCCATTCGGCGGTGGATGAAAGCATGATCACCGGGGAAAGTCTTCCGGTGGAAAAGCGGGTGGGCGACCCGGTGATCGGGGCCACCCTCAACCGCCAGGGGCTGCTCAAGATCGAAGCCACCCGGGTGGGTAAGGAGACGGCCCTGGCCCAGATCATCCGCCTGGTGGAACAGGCCCAGGGGAGCCGGGCCCCCATCCAGCGCATCGTGGACCGGGTGGCCGCCTATTTTGTGCCCGCGGTCATTGCCATCGCGCTGCTGACCTTTGTCGTCTGGCTGGCCCTGGGCGCCGGCTTTGTCCCTGCCCTGATCCGCCTGACCGCAGTGCTGGTCATTGCCTGCCCCTGCGCCATGGGGCTGGCCACGCCCACCTCCATCATGGTGGGCATCGGCAAGGGGGCCGAACATGGCATCCTCTTCAAGAACAGCGCGGCCCTGGAACGGCTCCACCAGGTAACGACCGTGGTGCTGGACAAGACCGGCACCATCACCAGGGGCGAGCCCGCGGTGACCGACATCCTGGTGGCCGAGGGGGCAGCCCCTTCCATTGGCAGCAATGGCCTGCCCGGCGGTGACCCGGAAACGGTCGCCCTCTTCCTGGCCGCGTCCGCCGAGCGGGGCTCGGAACACCCCTTGGGCGAGGCCATCGTCCAGGCCGCCCGGGAGCGGGGCCTGCAGCTGACCCAGCCGGAGGCGTTCAACGCGGTGGCCGGCCATGGCATCGTGGCCCAGGTCGCCGGCCATCGGGTCCTGTTGGGAAACCGCCGCCTGATGGAAGACTCCCAGATCCCGCTGGACGGGCTGGCCGAACAGGCGGCAGCCCTCCAGGACCAGGCCAAGACGGTCATGTGGCTGGCGGTGGATGGGCAGCCCTGGGCCCTCATCGGCGTGGCCGACACCATCAAGGAGGGCTCCCGGGAGGCCGTGGCGGAGATGCACGAGCTGGGGCTGACCGTGATCATGATCACCGGGGACAACCAGGCCACTGCCCAGGCCATCGCCCGGGAAGCGGGCATCGACCGGGTCTTTGCCGAGGTGTTGCCCGGGGAGAAGGCCGGCCATGTGGCCCGGCTGCAGGAAGAGGGCCACGTGGTGGCCATGGTGGGCGACGGCATCAACGACGCGCCGGCCCTGGCCCAGGCGGACGTGGGCATCGCCATCGGCACCGGCACCGACGTGGCCATGGAGACGGCGGACGTCACCCTCATGCGGGGCGACCTGCGGGGCGTTCCCCAGGCCATTCGCCTCTCTCGGGCCACCATGCGCAACATTCGGGAGAACCTGGTGTGGGCCTTCGGCTACAACGTGGCCCTGATCCCCATTGCGGCCGGCGTCCTGGCGCCCTTCTCCTGGGCACCGGACTTCCTGCGTCAGCTCCACCCCATTCTGGCGGCCGGCGCCATGGCCTTCTCCAGCATCAGCGTGGTGGGCAACGCCCTGCGCCTGCGCCGCTTCAAGCTGACCTGA
- a CDS encoding DUF3048 domain-containing protein yields MKRTTFRPLLLPLLSLLLLHLLVACGSPFVGDETQAEAPSPTEAPPSEMATKTATPAQAVPTSPPATPVQERTPASTALASPTAQATISLLPTPTPTPRPTATPTASPTPEVSPSPTPYQEPTGQVNADVVNLRSGPGTQYNIIGRVRRGDTVTIVGRNETGSWLRVCCPAGEAIQSWISGDLVDLSLPDGMALSQVPVPPIPPTPVPAPRPASVPASPPSGAAGDLPPAGNFGPPGAVNPLTGLPLPPGRASQRPLIVCINNDYAARPQYGIAQADVMYEYVMEGYGITRFSGVFYGEEVAQIGPVRSARLINVELGGLYRAGLACSGASDPVRYILKHQVPFPYLDIDLDDPSNTRYSVSIGNDYRTRLRTSTDRLRRWLSDWGVEQPASIRGFTFGDLPGGGVPATQIEIPYPRGTGSQVAYQYDPGSGRYRRSLGGVAHLDGNTGAQVAVENVIIQYAPHETTDIVEDSLGSRSIRIRLFGSGPALVFRDGQAFAGTWRSESQGDTPRFYDQNGAEIRLKPGRTWISVVPTNYTISYQ; encoded by the coding sequence ATGAAGCGAACCACGTTCCGCCCCCTTTTGCTGCCGCTCTTGTCCCTTCTGTTACTGCATCTCCTGGTGGCCTGCGGCAGCCCTTTCGTCGGTGATGAAACCCAGGCGGAGGCCCCTTCCCCCACCGAGGCCCCGCCCTCGGAGATGGCCACGAAGACAGCCACACCCGCGCAGGCCGTCCCCACTTCGCCCCCGGCCACACCGGTTCAGGAGCGGACTCCGGCCTCCACAGCCCTGGCCAGCCCGACGGCCCAGGCAACCATCAGCCTGTTGCCCACGCCCACCCCCACACCGCGGCCCACGGCCACACCCACCGCATCCCCCACGCCGGAGGTTTCCCCCTCCCCAACGCCGTACCAGGAGCCCACGGGCCAGGTAAATGCGGACGTGGTCAACCTGCGCAGCGGTCCGGGCACCCAATACAACATCATCGGCCGGGTGCGCCGGGGAGATACCGTCACCATCGTGGGGCGAAACGAGACAGGGAGCTGGCTGCGGGTCTGCTGCCCGGCGGGCGAAGCCATCCAGAGCTGGATCAGCGGCGATCTGGTGGATCTCTCCCTGCCAGACGGGATGGCCCTGAGCCAGGTACCCGTGCCCCCCATCCCCCCTACACCGGTCCCGGCCCCCCGCCCGGCCAGCGTGCCCGCGTCCCCGCCGTCGGGGGCGGCAGGCGACCTGCCACCCGCGGGCAACTTTGGGCCACCGGGTGCCGTCAACCCGCTGACAGGCCTGCCCCTGCCGCCGGGCCGGGCCAGCCAGCGCCCCCTCATCGTCTGCATCAACAACGACTACGCGGCCCGGCCCCAGTACGGCATCGCCCAGGCGGATGTCATGTATGAATATGTGATGGAAGGATACGGGATCACCCGCTTCAGCGGCGTTTTCTATGGCGAGGAGGTGGCCCAGATTGGCCCCGTACGCAGTGCCCGGCTCATCAACGTGGAGCTGGGCGGCCTCTACCGGGCGGGGCTGGCCTGCTCCGGCGCCAGCGATCCCGTCCGCTACATCCTGAAGCACCAGGTGCCCTTTCCCTACCTGGACATCGACCTGGATGACCCGTCCAACACCCGCTACTCGGTGAGCATCGGCAACGACTACCGCACCCGCCTGCGCACCAGCACCGACCGCCTTCGTCGCTGGCTGAGCGACTGGGGCGTCGAACAGCCGGCCAGCATCCGGGGCTTCACCTTCGGCGACCTGCCCGGCGGCGGCGTGCCGGCCACCCAAATCGAAATCCCCTATCCCCGGGGGACCGGCAGCCAGGTGGCCTACCAGTACGACCCCGGCAGCGGCCGCTACCGGCGTAGCCTGGGCGGCGTGGCCCACCTGGACGGAAACACGGGCGCCCAGGTGGCGGTGGAAAACGTCATCATCCAGTACGCGCCCCACGAGACGACCGACATCGTGGAAGACAGCCTGGGCAGCCGGAGCATCCGCATCCGCCTCTTCGGCAGCGGGCCGGCGCTGGTCTTCCGGGATGGCCAGGCGTTTGCAGGTACCTGGCGCAGCGAGAGCCAGGGCGACACACCCCGCTTCTACGACCAGAACGGCGCCGAAATCCGCCTCAAACCCGGCAGGACGTGGATCAGCGTGGTGCCCACCAACTACACCATCAGCTACCAGTAG
- a CDS encoding PrkA family serine protein kinase, with protein MANANGYGHEWIAMIRDMQDLRAFREQHWEGSFADYLDIVRRNPRVARTAYQRVYDMIMSYGYETYTENREELIRYHFFSDPMGNGEDAVFGLDRPLMELVQILKSAAKGYGTERRVLLLHGPVGSAKSTIVRLLKKGLEAYSATDEGALYTLVWETDEGRMECPMHEEPLRVIPPAFRRKILDELNAHNDSEYRVSIEGDLCPACRYVFRTLMETYDGDWTRVIEHVRVRRLILSEQDRIGIGTFQPKDEKNQDSTELTGDINYRKIAEYGSDSDPRAFNFDGELNIANRGIVEFIELLKLDVAFLYDLLTASQEHKIKPKKFAQTDIDEVIIGHTNEPEYRKLLANEYMEALRDRTVKIDIPYVTRFRDEVKIYERDFNDRTVLGKHIAPHTLEVAAMWAVLTRLEEPKHANLTLMQKLKLYDGRMLPGFTEDTVRELKAQAGQEGMQGISPRYVQDKLSNALVAHGAVGCLNPFVVMRELEEGLKHHSLITNERDRERYAMLLNDVRKEYDEIVKNEVQRAITADESAIQRLAANYIDNVKAYTQREKLRNPFTGRDEEPDERLMRSIEEKIEIPESRKDDFRREIMNYIGALAIEGRRFQWDSNERLRKALELKLFEDQKDSIKLTSLVSSVIDAETQEKIDVVKARLIKNFGYCEICATDVLNYVASIFARGDVMATR; from the coding sequence ATGGCGAATGCGAATGGGTATGGGCATGAGTGGATCGCCATGATCCGCGACATGCAGGATCTGCGAGCCTTCCGGGAACAGCACTGGGAAGGGTCCTTCGCCGATTACCTGGACATTGTGCGGCGGAACCCCCGGGTCGCGCGGACCGCGTACCAGCGGGTCTACGACATGATCATGTCCTACGGCTACGAGACCTACACCGAGAACCGGGAGGAGCTGATCCGATACCACTTCTTCTCGGATCCCATGGGCAATGGGGAAGATGCCGTCTTCGGGCTGGACCGCCCGCTGATGGAGCTGGTCCAGATCCTGAAGTCTGCGGCCAAGGGCTACGGCACCGAACGCCGGGTCCTGCTCCTCCACGGCCCGGTGGGCAGCGCCAAGAGCACCATCGTTCGCCTGCTCAAGAAAGGCCTGGAGGCCTATTCGGCCACGGACGAAGGCGCCCTCTACACCCTGGTCTGGGAGACGGACGAAGGCCGGATGGAATGCCCCATGCATGAAGAGCCCCTGCGGGTCATTCCCCCTGCCTTCCGCCGCAAGATCCTGGACGAGCTCAACGCCCACAACGATTCCGAGTACCGCGTGTCCATCGAAGGCGACCTCTGTCCTGCCTGCCGCTACGTCTTCCGCACCCTGATGGAAACCTACGACGGCGATTGGACCCGGGTGATCGAGCACGTCCGGGTGCGCCGGCTGATCCTCTCCGAACAGGATCGGATCGGCATCGGCACCTTCCAGCCCAAGGACGAGAAGAACCAGGATTCCACCGAGCTGACGGGGGACATCAACTACCGCAAGATCGCGGAATACGGCTCCGATTCGGATCCCCGGGCCTTCAACTTTGACGGCGAGCTGAACATCGCCAACCGGGGCATTGTGGAGTTCATCGAGCTGCTCAAGCTGGATGTGGCCTTCCTCTACGACCTCCTCACCGCTTCCCAGGAACACAAGATCAAACCCAAGAAGTTCGCCCAGACCGACATCGACGAGGTGATCATCGGCCACACCAACGAGCCCGAATACCGGAAGCTCCTGGCCAACGAGTACATGGAAGCCCTCCGGGACCGCACGGTCAAGATCGACATCCCCTACGTGACCCGCTTCCGGGACGAGGTGAAGATCTACGAACGGGATTTCAACGACCGCACGGTGCTGGGTAAACACATCGCCCCCCACACCCTGGAAGTGGCGGCCATGTGGGCCGTCCTCACCCGGCTGGAGGAGCCCAAACATGCCAACCTCACCCTCATGCAGAAGCTCAAGCTCTACGACGGCCGCATGCTGCCCGGCTTCACCGAAGATACGGTCCGGGAGCTGAAGGCTCAGGCCGGCCAGGAGGGCATGCAGGGCATCTCCCCCCGCTATGTCCAGGACAAGCTCTCCAACGCCCTGGTGGCCCACGGCGCAGTGGGCTGCCTGAACCCCTTTGTGGTCATGCGGGAGCTGGAAGAAGGCCTGAAACATCACTCCCTCATCACCAACGAGCGGGACCGGGAGCGCTACGCCATGCTGCTCAACGACGTGCGGAAGGAGTACGACGAGATCGTGAAGAACGAAGTGCAGCGGGCCATCACCGCCGACGAGTCGGCCATCCAGCGGTTGGCTGCCAACTACATCGACAACGTGAAGGCCTACACCCAGCGGGAGAAGCTGCGCAACCCCTTCACCGGACGGGACGAGGAGCCGGACGAGCGGCTGATGCGCTCCATCGAGGAGAAGATCGAGATCCCCGAAAGCCGCAAGGATGATTTCCGCCGGGAGATCATGAACTACATCGGCGCCCTGGCCATCGAAGGCCGGCGCTTCCAGTGGGATTCCAACGAACGGCTGCGCAAGGCCCTGGAGCTGAAGCTCTTCGAAGACCAGAAGGACTCCATCAAACTGACCAGCCTGGTGAGCAGCGTCATCGACGCCGAAACCCAGGAAAAGATCGACGTGGTCAAGGCCCGGCTGATCAAGAACTTCGGCTACTGTGAAATCTGCGCCACCGATGTGCTGAACTATGTGGCCAGCATCTTCGCCCGTGGCGATGTGATGGCTACCCGGTAA
- a CDS encoding heavy-metal-associated domain-containing protein: protein MTTKTVTVPNISCDHCTHTIQMELSELAGVKQVQADAATKQVTVEWEAPATWEQIQALLEEINYPPQQ, encoded by the coding sequence ATGACCACCAAAACCGTTACCGTTCCCAACATTTCCTGCGATCACTGCACCCACACCATCCAGATGGAGCTGAGCGAACTGGCCGGCGTCAAACAGGTTCAGGCCGACGCGGCCACCAAGCAGGTCACCGTGGAATGGGAAGCGCCGGCCACCTGGGAGCAGATCCAGGCGCTGCTGGAAGAGATCAACTACCCACCCCAGCAGTAA
- a CDS encoding metal-sensitive transcriptional regulator has translation MDDVTRRNITQRLASAAGHLKGIERMVQEDAYCIDIIRQIQAVQAALQKVNIMLLDNHLHTCVTSAIRGDDPDEREAMLQELTSVFTMSNSL, from the coding sequence ATGGACGACGTGACTCGCAGGAACATCACCCAGCGGCTGGCCAGCGCGGCCGGCCATCTCAAAGGCATCGAGCGGATGGTCCAGGAGGACGCCTACTGCATCGACATCATCCGCCAGATCCAGGCCGTGCAGGCCGCGTTACAGAAGGTGAACATCATGCTGCTGGACAATCACCTGCACACATGCGTCACCTCCGCCATCCGGGGCGACGATCCCGATGAACGGGAGGCCATGTTGCAGGAGCTGACCAGCGTCTTCACCATGTCCAACAGTCTTTGA
- a CDS encoding GNAT family N-acetyltransferase has protein sequence MLHGYFNYTSQMAEDRWARGTFLRRWWHIYARDPRWVPPFYPQLRHALQPGRTPHLDRQAPLLIHLEALPGRRRSDQGGWTTSGLAMEEGVAAAVFLVDPRRQDRTAHLALLRCVNDEESLERLLAAAMEPLWARGCRRILGPMALSPHLHQGLLQDHFHLLPPLHTPYNPPYLPELVEGLMEPVSTARLFEVAVSGPAERPEGPARLVPCTAAELATVPLSLWAAATADWGDFPAPDAPEVAFLSQWVGIWPVWGWLAVVGEQPVGFVWLQPDLAAQLRRARGGRPLPWRWWLRWRSRRPVSAGRLLWGGVLPAWRGQGIGTQLWQQALATAWEQGWRTLTVGPLPESSPGAGFLQKRGASPRQRYALYATEL, from the coding sequence GTGCTGCATGGATATTTCAACTACACGTCCCAAATGGCGGAAGACCGCTGGGCCCGGGGCACCTTCCTGCGACGGTGGTGGCACATTTACGCGCGGGATCCCCGTTGGGTGCCCCCCTTCTACCCCCAGCTCCGGCACGCCCTGCAGCCGGGCCGAACTCCCCACCTGGACCGCCAGGCGCCCCTGTTGATTCACCTGGAGGCGCTACCCGGCCGCCGCCGATCGGACCAGGGAGGCTGGACCACCTCCGGTCTGGCCATGGAGGAGGGGGTAGCGGCGGCGGTTTTCCTGGTCGACCCCCGCCGCCAGGACCGCACGGCCCACCTGGCGCTGCTCCGCTGCGTCAACGATGAGGAGAGCCTGGAGCGCCTGCTGGCTGCAGCCATGGAACCCCTTTGGGCCCGGGGATGCAGACGCATCCTGGGGCCCATGGCCCTCTCGCCCCATCTCCATCAGGGCCTCCTGCAGGACCATTTCCACCTCCTCCCGCCCCTGCATACCCCCTACAACCCGCCCTACTTGCCGGAACTGGTGGAAGGCCTGATGGAGCCGGTCTCCACGGCGCGCCTGTTTGAAGTGGCGGTTTCCGGCCCGGCGGAGAGACCGGAGGGCCCGGCCCGGCTCGTGCCCTGCACCGCGGCGGAGCTGGCTACAGTTCCCCTGTCCCTCTGGGCGGCTGCCACCGCCGATTGGGGGGATTTTCCCGCGCCGGATGCTCCGGAGGTGGCCTTCTTGAGCCAATGGGTGGGGATCTGGCCAGTTTGGGGCTGGCTGGCGGTGGTGGGTGAGCAGCCTGTGGGGTTCGTGTGGCTCCAACCGGATCTGGCTGCCCAGCTTCGGCGCGCACGGGGCGGGCGCCCGCTGCCGTGGCGATGGTGGCTCCGCTGGCGTAGCCGGCGACCGGTTTCTGCCGGCCGGCTCTTGTGGGGTGGGGTGCTGCCGGCGTGGCGCGGGCAGGGGATCGGGACCCAGCTATGGCAGCAGGCGCTGGCCACGGCCTGGGAACAGGGCTGGCGCACCCTCACCGTGGGCCCCCTGCCCGAGTCCTCGCCCGGGGCTGGGTTTCTGCAGAAACGGGGCGCATCCCCCCGGCAGCGCTATGCCCTGTATGCCACCGAGCTGTGA
- a CDS encoding DUF444 family protein, translating into MTYIEQDMQRFRAIVRGKIKENLRKYVSNHELIGRQGRDLVSIPVPQLDLPRFTFGKVGSGGVGQGSGEPGDPLGPPQPGDGAGEAGDQPGQHILEVELSLDELVQILAEELELPRIQPKGNQNVESEIARYTDIRRVGPESLRHFKRTYREALKRQLASGTYDPKNPVIIPIRDDRRYRSFVRKPTPEANAVIVYMMDVSGSMGEREKRLVRTTAFWIDAWLKTNYHRVTRRYIVHDATAAEVDEETFYRLRQSGGTKISSALELCHRLLLAHYPVADWNIYLFQFSDGENFEQDNRVALELLREQLLPMANLYCYGQVNDLHYRDTFIDALNRLDAPDNLVSTRIPDEEAIYQALKVFLGKGR; encoded by the coding sequence ATGACCTATATCGAACAGGACATGCAACGTTTCCGCGCCATTGTGCGCGGCAAGATTAAGGAGAACCTGCGTAAGTACGTCAGCAACCACGAACTCATCGGCCGCCAGGGCAGAGACCTGGTGAGCATCCCGGTCCCTCAGCTGGATCTGCCCCGCTTCACCTTCGGCAAGGTGGGCAGCGGCGGCGTGGGCCAGGGCTCGGGAGAGCCCGGCGACCCGCTGGGGCCGCCCCAGCCGGGGGACGGGGCCGGCGAGGCCGGCGATCAGCCCGGCCAGCACATCCTGGAGGTGGAGCTCTCCCTGGACGAATTGGTGCAGATCCTGGCCGAAGAGCTGGAGCTGCCCCGCATCCAGCCCAAGGGCAACCAGAATGTGGAGAGCGAAATCGCCCGCTACACGGACATTCGGCGGGTAGGGCCGGAATCCTTGCGCCACTTCAAGCGCACCTATCGGGAAGCCCTCAAGCGCCAGCTCGCCTCGGGCACCTACGACCCCAAAAACCCCGTGATCATCCCCATCCGGGACGACCGGCGCTACCGCTCCTTTGTGCGCAAGCCCACGCCCGAAGCCAACGCGGTCATCGTCTACATGATGGACGTCTCCGGCTCCATGGGCGAACGGGAAAAGCGGCTGGTGCGCACCACCGCCTTCTGGATCGACGCCTGGCTCAAGACCAACTATCATCGGGTGACGCGCCGCTACATCGTCCACGATGCCACCGCCGCGGAGGTGGATGAAGAGACCTTCTACCGCCTGCGCCAGAGCGGAGGCACCAAGATCTCGTCCGCCCTGGAGCTCTGCCATCGCCTCCTGCTTGCCCACTACCCGGTGGCAGACTGGAACATCTACCTCTTCCAGTTCTCCGACGGCGAAAATTTCGAACAGGACAACCGGGTGGCCCTGGAGCTGCTCCGGGAGCAGCTCCTGCCCATGGCCAACCTGTACTGCTACGGCCAGGTCAACGACCTGCACTACCGGGACACCTTCATCGACGCCCTCAACCGCCTGGATGCGCCGGACAACCTGGTGAGCACCCGGATTCCCGACGAAGAGGCCATCTACCAGGCCCTCAAGGTCTTCCTGGGGAAAGGGAGGTAA
- a CDS encoding slipin family protein, translating to MDPQSIFTIVIVLFILFSILRSAIKIVTEYERGVIFRLGRVVGAKGPGLFFIIPIVDQMVKVDLRVVTLDIPTQEMITKDNVTVKVNAVCYFRVMDAVAAVVQVANYLMATQQIAQTTLRSVLGQSELDELLSHRDKINRQLQQIIDEQTEPWGIKVSIVEVKDVELPQSMQRAMARQAEAEREKRAKIIHAEGELQASRELAEAARVMSTQPGALQLRYLQTLTEISAENNSTIIFPLPIEVFRGVLETSASQRNGKEA from the coding sequence ATGGATCCACAAAGTATTTTTACCATCGTCATCGTCCTCTTCATCCTTTTCTCGATTCTGCGTTCGGCCATTAAAATCGTGACCGAATACGAGCGGGGCGTGATCTTCCGCCTGGGACGGGTGGTGGGCGCCAAGGGGCCTGGCCTCTTCTTCATCATCCCCATCGTGGACCAGATGGTGAAGGTGGATTTGCGGGTGGTGACCCTGGACATCCCGACTCAGGAGATGATCACCAAGGACAATGTGACCGTCAAAGTCAACGCGGTCTGCTACTTCCGGGTGATGGATGCGGTGGCCGCGGTGGTCCAGGTGGCCAACTATCTGATGGCGACCCAGCAGATCGCCCAGACGACCCTGCGCTCCGTCCTGGGGCAAAGCGAACTGGACGAGCTGCTCTCCCACCGGGACAAGATCAACCGGCAGCTCCAGCAGATCATCGACGAGCAGACGGAGCCGTGGGGCATCAAGGTGAGCATCGTTGAAGTCAAGGACGTGGAGCTGCCCCAGTCCATGCAGCGGGCCATGGCCCGCCAGGCCGAAGCCGAGCGGGAGAAGCGGGCCAAGATCATCCACGCCGAGGGTGAGCTGCAGGCCTCCCGCGAGCTGGCCGAAGCGGCCCGGGTGATGTCCACCCAGCCAGGCGCCCTTCAGTTGCGCTACCTCCAGACTTTGACGGAAATCAGCGCTGAGAACAACAGCACCATCATCTTCCCGTTGCCCATCGAAGTCTTCCGGGGCGTGTTGGAGACATCCGCAAGCCAGCGGAACGGTAAAGAGGCATGA